AGAATCTCATGCTCTTGCCCAAGTCGGTGGATTGGAGAAAGAAGGGAGCAgtgacccaagtgaagaaccaAGGGGCTTGTGGTAAGAGCTACTATCACCACAGTCGATCTTTATATGCTACAACATCTATGTAAGGTATTGGAAATCTGGCTCGTAACTAAAAAGATGAAGTACGTTACCGTGGACATGCAGGGAGTTGCTGGGCTTTCTCGACGGTGGCGGCAGTGGAGGGCATAAACCAGATTGTGACGGGGAACTTGACGTCGCTTTCTGAGCAGGAGCTGATCGACTGCGACAAAATATTCAACAACGGGTGCAATGGGGGGTTGATGGACTACGCCTTTGCGTTCGTCGTTGCTAATGGACTCCACACTGAGGAAGACTATCCTTACCTCATGGAGGAGGGCATCTGTGAGGAAAAGAGGGTGATCCACAGAACACTCAGCTCTCTCTGTCATGAAGGAAAGCAGTCCTTTAGTTACTTATATGGTTACAATATCTCTTGTTTTGTTGTCTTCAGGTTGATCAGAGAGTCGCAACCATCAGCGGCTATCAGGATGTGCCGGTGAACAGCGAACAGAGCCTGCTCAAAGCATTGGCCCATCAGCCTGTTAGTGTTGCCATAGAAGCCTCTGGCAGGGACTTCCAGTTCTACAGAGGGGTAAGACTCGCAGTGATTTAGAGATTTCGTTAGATTTGTAACCCTTTTCTTCGTAGGAATGTGCTGAAGAGAGGCACTGGATTGCAGGGGGTTTTTGATGGACCTTGTGGTACAGAGCTGGATCACGGAGTGACGGCTGTTGGCTATGGATCGTCCACGGGCCAAGACTACATCATCGTGAAGAACTCATGGGGACCGAAATGGGGAGAGAAAGGGTACATCAGGATGAAGAGGAACGTAGGGAAACCTGAAGGGCTATGTGGTATAAACAAGATGGCTTCTTATCCTACAAAAAATAAATGAGAAGCTGAAGTTTACTCTCAAGGATGATTCTCCATAACCCTATCGAGATTATTAAATCTTATCTACATTCCACTTGCTCTCAGATGTAATCTTAGAATTTATGGGATGAATTTTATTGCACCAGCAGACCATGAATTTCGATTGGATGTAAAGCACCTATTATCGCATAGCATGACCTGTAAGTTCAAAAAATATGACATCATTAAGTATCATGAATAAGAAATGAGCAGCCGAGGGCATTGGCAGGGATAATATCCAGAAACCCATCGATGTTGTTGCATTTATCAACATACTCCGAGTCATAATTGTGGAATTTAGAGGGATTTTGCTGCACTAGCACTCTTTGAATTTCATTGCAAAGCACCTATTATCCCAATATTTTGACTTGTAaattttcaatatatatatatatatatatatatatatatatatatatatatatatatatatatatatatatatatatatatatatcacataAAACGTCGTGAATTTGCAGTACATCCAAATGAAGCCTAATTAAATGATAAGATTATGAAACATCATAAACATTCACATACTCTAAATTTCTTTTATTGTCCAGTTGTCTGGTACTTACTAAAAGAGTGAAAAAGTAAAAGAACGTTACAAATGGTTGGTGGGTACAGCTTTACTCTTGCTGGGTGTTGGGTCCAAGCCAGTTGGATGCATGCAACAAACATAACAGAAACTAAAGATTTGGTGATCCAATGCCTGAAAAGCTAATAGACTATGTAAAAATATAGAACAAAACAACAAGACACAATCTTAACAAATGAAAGCAGAACGAGAATACAAGATTCATTGAACCGACCATGAAAGCATGAGATAGATATCACTAATTATAAGGTACAGTTCTACAAGGACCATAGAATGCGCCGATACAAACACTATTAAGATATTGTTCAAACAGCTATTATTTGCCAAATGTCCCATTCATCTACCATTTCACTGGTGATCCATATCAGATAATTACCAGGAATGAAGTCAAACATATTAATAATACTGGAACGAAAAACAAAACAGAGAAAAAATGCACCTATGTTAAACTGGAACTGTAAAATTCTAGGGTAAAATTCATCTGTTACAATGTATATTTTGAAGCTGACATACATGTATGGCTGCATTCTTGTAACATTAAAGCATTCTTGGAATATTCTCCGTCCAAATACAAAACAATTTTCCTACTCTTTTTATTTGTAAAGCAATCTGACCCTATTACACTGCGAAGTAGTATAAATAATTATTTGTCCGTCATGGGCCTGGCcagcctttcttttcctgtATGCTTAGAGTGAAAACCTTGATGCGTAGATTACGTAGCTTACGCGAGTTGCACacaagaaaaatagaagaaaatgaTTGTCTTAAAGCTGC
The window above is part of the Phoenix dactylifera cultivar Barhee BC4 unplaced genomic scaffold, palm_55x_up_171113_PBpolish2nd_filt_p 000299F, whole genome shotgun sequence genome. Proteins encoded here:
- the LOC103713967 gene encoding cysteine protease XCP1-like, with the protein product MHLTYKENLSSMESMKLSLLLLSLCLVACSAVTKDFSIVGYSEEDLTSQGRLIDLFETWMAKHSKSYADLEEKLRRFEIFKDNLKHIDETNKEKSSYWLGLNEFADMSHEEFKEKYLGLKPHLPSGRDAASKSSKPFVYENLMLLPKSVDWRKKGAVTQVKNQGACGSCWAFSTVAAVEGINQIVTGNLTSLSEQELIDCDKIFNNGCNGGLMDYAFAFVVANGLHTEEDYPYLMEEGICEEKRVDQRVATISGYQDVPVNSEQSLLKALAHQPVSVAIEASGRDFQFYRGGVFDGPCGTELDHGVTAVGYGSSTGQDYIIVKNSWGPKWGEKGYIRMKRNVGKPEGLCGINKMASYPTKNK